Genomic segment of Streptomyces zhihengii:
GAAGAACAGCAGCATGAAGGTGATGACGACGGACTGGTTGACCGCGTCGCCGACGCCCTTCGGCCCGCCGCGCGGGTTGAGGCCGCGGTAGGCGGCGACCACACCGGCGATGAAGCCGAAGATCAGCGCCTTGATCTCGCTGATCCAGAGGTCGGGGAGCTGGGCGAGGGCGGAGAAGCTGGCGAGGTAGGCGCCGGGGGTGCCGCCCTGCATGATCACGTTGAAGAAGTAGCCGCCGAGGGTGCCGACGACGGACACCATGCCGTTCAGCAGGACGGCCACCAGCATGGTGGCGAGGACCCGCGGGACCACCAGGCGCTGGATCGGCGAGACGCCCATGACCTCCATGGCGTCGAGTTCCTCGCGGATCTTGCGGGAGCCGAGGTCGGCGCAGATCGCGGAGCCGCCGGCGCCGGCGATCAGCAGGGCCACGATGAGCGGGCTGGCCTGCTGGATGACGGCGAGGACGCTCGCGCCGCCGGTGAACGACTGGGCGCCGAGCTGCTGGGTGAGCGAGCCGACCTGGAGGGCGATGACCGCGCCGAACGGGATGGAGACCAGGGCGGCCGGCAGGATCGTCACGCTGGCGACGAACCAGAACTGCTCGACGAACTCCCGGAACTGGAAGGGCCGCCGGAAGACGGCACGCACGACGGTGGCGGCGAGTGCGAACAGCCGGCCGGTCTCGCGCAGCGGTGCGAGCACCCGCGACGGGGGTCTGGGCGGCGGCGGGGCGGTCTTCGCGGGCGGGGTGTGGGCCGGCGGCGGTGTGGGCCGCACGGGCGGCGGGGCGGTCATGGGCGCACTCCGCCGGCCGCCGGGCTGTAGCTCCGCTCGATGGCCGCGCGGGCGGGCCCGGGGAGCTGGCCCAGCATGCCGAGGACGCGTTCACGGCGGCGCAGCGCGCCCTGGCGGACCGGCATGCCGGGCGAGGGCTCCAGCTGGGGCACCACGGTGCGGGGGCCCTCGGGGCGCAGCCCGCGGCCGTCGGTGCGCTCCATGGCCAGGGTGGCGGCGTCCTTCTCCTCGGACATGCCGATGGGTCCTTCGCGGCGTCCGCCGAGGAACTGGGCGATGACCGGCTCCTCGCTGGTCAGCAGCACCTCGCGGGGGCCGAAGGTGACCAGGTTGCGCAGGAAGAGCATGCCCATGTTGTCCGGGACGGTGGCGGCGATGTCCAGGTTGTGGGTGACGATCAGCATGGTCGCGTCGATCTGGGCGTTCAGATCGATGAGGAGCTGGGAGAGGTAGGCGGTGCGGACGGGGTCGAGCCCGGAGTCCGGTTCGTCGCAGAGGACGATCTGCGGGTCGAGGACGAGGGCGCGGGCGAGCCCGGCGCGCTTGCGCATTCCGCCGGATATCTCACCGGGGAGTTTCCCCTCGGCGCCGACGAGTCCGACCATGTCCATGCGCTCCATGACGATGCGCCGGATCTCGGATTCCTTTTTGCGGGTGTGCTCGCGCAGCGGGAAGGCGACATTGTCGAAGAGGTTCATCGACCCGAACAGGGCGCCGTCCTGGAACATCAGGCCGAACAGCTTCCGGGTCTCGTAGATGTCCTTCTCGGAGCCGTTCACCATGTCCACGCCGTTGATGAGAACGCGGCCGTGTTCGGGCTTCAGCAATCCGATGAGCGATTTCAGGAACACCGTCTTCCCGGTGCCCGAGGGGCCGAGCATCACGCTGACCTCTCCTGCCGGAAGGGTGAGCGTGACGTCCTGCCAGATGTTCTGTTTGCCGAAGGACTTCGTGAGCCCTTCGACGACTACCTCGATTCCCATCTCACCTCCCAGTCCAGGAATTTGCGCACACGTGTGGCAGCACACGTGCCGAATGGGGCGGAAGTGCACCGGGCGCCCGCACGCTACGTTCGCGTGCG
This window contains:
- a CDS encoding MlaE family ABC transporter permease, whose amino-acid sequence is MTAPPPVRPTPPPAHTPPAKTAPPPPRPPSRVLAPLRETGRLFALAATVVRAVFRRPFQFREFVEQFWFVASVTILPAALVSIPFGAVIALQVGSLTQQLGAQSFTGGASVLAVIQQASPLIVALLIAGAGGSAICADLGSRKIREELDAMEVMGVSPIQRLVVPRVLATMLVAVLLNGMVSVVGTLGGYFFNVIMQGGTPGAYLASFSALAQLPDLWISEIKALIFGFIAGVVAAYRGLNPRGGPKGVGDAVNQSVVITFMLLFFVNMVLTAIYLQVVPPKGG
- a CDS encoding ABC transporter ATP-binding protein, which gives rise to MGIEVVVEGLTKSFGKQNIWQDVTLTLPAGEVSVMLGPSGTGKTVFLKSLIGLLKPEHGRVLINGVDMVNGSEKDIYETRKLFGLMFQDGALFGSMNLFDNVAFPLREHTRKKESEIRRIVMERMDMVGLVGAEGKLPGEISGGMRKRAGLARALVLDPQIVLCDEPDSGLDPVRTAYLSQLLIDLNAQIDATMLIVTHNLDIAATVPDNMGMLFLRNLVTFGPREVLLTSEEPVIAQFLGGRREGPIGMSEEKDAATLAMERTDGRGLRPEGPRTVVPQLEPSPGMPVRQGALRRRERVLGMLGQLPGPARAAIERSYSPAAGGVRP